A portion of the Chondrinema litorale genome contains these proteins:
- a CDS encoding sigma-54-dependent transcriptional regulator — translation MGTKSSFKIFAVEDDPVFAKMLQYVLTLDPEHEVKIFGTAMDLLDNLHHKPSLVTIDYSLPDMEGEELLKRIKYQYAEVPVIVISGQERIKTAVKLLKSGAYDYITKDEDIRERLLNSINNAKKNIKLANEVEILREELSVKFDFDKTIIGNSPVIKKVFRMLEKAVNTNITVSINGETGTGKELVAKAVHFNSSRKNKPFIPVNIAAIPSTLLESELFGYEKGSFTGANSRRIGKFEEAHKGTIFLDEIGEMDINLQAKLLRVIQERELVRIGGNEVVKLDVRIITATHRDMAEEVKKGNFREDLYYRLLGLPISLPPLRDRQNDVLIICKFFIDQFCKDNKLDKLVLSPDAQQKILQYSWPGNIRELKAVTELSCVMCDGEKITSEDIQFNNLNKEVDLLSQEMTLKEYTFKIVRNYLKKYDDNVLLVADKLNVGKSTIYRYLKEMEEENFQLR, via the coding sequence ATGGGTACTAAAAGTAGTTTCAAAATATTTGCAGTAGAAGACGACCCTGTTTTCGCCAAAATGCTCCAATATGTTTTAACACTGGATCCTGAGCATGAGGTGAAAATTTTTGGGACGGCAATGGACTTGTTAGATAATTTACATCATAAACCATCTCTGGTTACTATTGATTATTCATTACCAGATATGGAGGGTGAAGAACTGCTTAAGCGAATTAAGTATCAATATGCAGAAGTACCAGTAATTGTAATTTCGGGTCAAGAAAGAATTAAGACAGCTGTAAAACTACTTAAATCTGGGGCGTATGATTACATTACTAAAGATGAAGATATTAGAGAAAGACTCTTAAACAGTATAAACAATGCCAAAAAGAATATTAAACTGGCAAATGAAGTAGAAATACTGAGAGAAGAACTTTCTGTAAAGTTTGATTTTGATAAAACCATTATTGGAAATAGTCCTGTAATTAAAAAGGTTTTCAGAATGCTTGAAAAGGCAGTGAATACGAATATTACAGTTTCAATTAATGGAGAAACAGGAACAGGAAAAGAGTTGGTGGCAAAGGCCGTTCATTTTAATTCTTCAAGAAAAAATAAACCTTTTATACCTGTAAACATTGCGGCAATCCCTAGTACACTTTTAGAAAGTGAGTTATTCGGTTATGAGAAAGGATCTTTTACAGGAGCTAATAGCAGAAGAATAGGAAAGTTCGAAGAAGCTCACAAAGGGACTATATTCTTGGATGAAATCGGTGAAATGGATATTAATCTCCAGGCAAAATTACTTCGTGTAATTCAAGAAAGAGAACTTGTTAGAATTGGAGGTAATGAAGTTGTAAAGTTAGATGTACGTATCATCACTGCTACACACAGAGATATGGCAGAAGAGGTTAAAAAAGGCAACTTTAGAGAAGATTTGTACTATAGATTATTGGGTTTGCCAATTTCTCTTCCACCATTAAGAGATCGTCAAAATGATGTTTTAATCATTTGTAAGTTCTTTATAGATCAGTTTTGTAAAGACAATAAGTTGGATAAATTAGTTTTGTCACCAGATGCGCAACAAAAGATACTACAATATTCATGGCCGGGTAATATTAGAGAGCTAAAGGCGGTAACAGAACTTTCTTGTGTAATGTGTGATGGAGAGAAGATAACAAGTGAAGATATTCAATTTAACAATCTCAATAAAGAGGTAGATCTGTTGAGTCAGGAAATGACACTTAAAGAATATACTTTTAAGATAGTTAGAAATTATTTGAAAAAATATGACGATAATGTTCTACTAGTAGCTGATAAGTTAAATGTTGGTAAGTCTACTATTTATCGTTATTTAAAAGAGATGGAAGAAGAGAATTTCCAACTTAGATAA
- a CDS encoding Hpt domain-containing protein yields the protein MNSTNELTSFDFINTFSDNNKDFVLSMIDVFLEQTPNELHNMEEALHNEDWIKLSKSAHTLVTSVKFMGIFTIVDDLKSIENNCKEGINLDEVPDTFLKVKSTCISAIEELEIKKKLF from the coding sequence ATGAATTCTACAAACGAGCTTACTAGTTTCGACTTTATCAATACTTTTAGTGATAATAATAAAGACTTTGTTCTAAGTATGATTGATGTATTTTTAGAGCAAACTCCCAATGAACTTCATAATATGGAAGAAGCTTTACACAACGAAGATTGGATAAAGCTTTCAAAATCAGCCCATACTTTAGTGACTTCAGTAAAGTTTATGGGTATTTTTACAATTGTAGACGACTTAAAAAGCATAGAAAACAATTGTAAAGAAGGCATCAACCTAGACGAAGTACCAGATACTTTCTTAAAAGTAAAAAGTACTTGTATAAGTGCTATCGAAGAACTAGAGATAAAGAAAAAACTTTTCTAA
- a CDS encoding response regulator transcription factor has protein sequence MLKKILIVEDEPGMQIGLKDNLEFEGYKVETANDGEEGLNMLSGKKYDLLILDVMLPKMSGFEVCRTIRKKGIDLPVILLTAKSEEIDKVIGLELGADDYITKPFGLREFLARIKAVLRRGSNKPNPDDSIIKLGRLSANFQTYQAFYKGIQIKMSHKEISVLEYLWTHKNKIVSRNDLLEKIWGYHEFPTTRTIDNFILKLRQKIEEDPNNPEIIITVHGAGYKMIGI, from the coding sequence ATGTTAAAAAAAATACTAATTGTTGAAGACGAGCCTGGAATGCAAATAGGTTTAAAAGATAACCTTGAGTTTGAAGGGTATAAAGTAGAAACGGCTAACGATGGTGAAGAAGGATTAAATATGCTTTCAGGCAAAAAGTATGATTTACTAATACTAGATGTGATGCTACCTAAAATGTCGGGCTTTGAAGTATGTAGAACCATCAGAAAAAAAGGCATAGACTTACCAGTTATCCTTTTAACTGCAAAAAGCGAAGAGATTGATAAAGTTATAGGCTTAGAACTCGGAGCAGATGATTATATTACCAAACCGTTTGGACTTAGAGAGTTTTTAGCGAGAATTAAAGCTGTTTTAAGAAGAGGTTCAAACAAACCAAACCCAGATGATAGTATAATTAAACTTGGAAGGCTTTCAGCAAACTTTCAGACTTATCAGGCTTTTTATAAAGGTATTCAAATAAAAATGTCACACAAAGAAATTAGTGTATTAGAATACCTGTGGACTCACAAAAACAAAATTGTAAGTAGAAACGATCTTCTCGAAAAGATTTGGGGGTATCATGAGTTCCCAACAACTAGAACAATTGATAATTTTATTCTAAAACTCAGACAAAAAATTGAAGAAGACCCCAATAATCCTGAGATTATTATCACAGTTCATGGCGCTGGTTACAAAATGATAGGTATTTAG
- a CDS encoding sensor histidine kinase, protein MNWFRTKTVRANSTNNTEKRIAIILIAIFLFPALAFSVFELSQLNKNEEIIQEIYKDQLDAILFSINQYSNDILDQWTKVFNGFPDSDAPEDFLLKFLEFNPTISQITFFTVDTSLTTTNTLTYSVIESELIVQEKLKNDFLKLNNEKKVTLLKLAEFIKNDYQKIEALETVSDSLLPMTFALKNPFNGYQFCAFMVDPQLFVEEVLAPKIQEVARDEFIITSYCDNPSQQLYATDSIKSDEIVSNRKLWLLPNHFLGISLKGNSIDKIVKARTRQNILILLVIDGVLIVGLWLVFRNMKKELLLAQLKSEFVSNVSHEIRTPLAMISIFAETLFEGRISEENKKKSYYKMINDEADRLNRTVNKILNFSRIESGKKRFRFEAIDLQKIAESSLNEYKPQLQLNNFNFQFKTQDSFPLVLADKEAIAEVFNNLIDNAIKYSLNKKEIILKSYTKSNYAILSVQDFGIGIPEKFQKDIFNKFYRVPNNDIHDTKGTGLGLTLVKHIVDAHKGKIILKSTENMGSTFLLYFPITN, encoded by the coding sequence ATGAATTGGTTCAGGACTAAAACTGTTAGAGCAAATTCTACTAACAATACAGAAAAAAGAATTGCCATTATATTAATTGCAATTTTTCTTTTCCCCGCTTTAGCTTTTTCTGTTTTTGAACTTAGCCAACTGAATAAAAATGAAGAAATAATTCAGGAAATTTACAAAGACCAACTTGATGCTATCTTATTTTCCATCAATCAATATTCAAATGATATTCTCGATCAATGGACAAAAGTATTTAATGGATTCCCCGATTCAGACGCACCTGAAGATTTTCTTTTAAAATTTTTAGAGTTTAATCCGACAATTAGTCAAATCACTTTTTTTACTGTCGACACAAGTCTTACAACAACTAATACCCTCACCTATTCTGTAATTGAATCTGAACTGATTGTTCAAGAGAAACTCAAGAACGATTTTTTAAAACTAAATAATGAAAAAAAAGTAACACTACTCAAGCTAGCAGAATTTATAAAAAATGATTATCAAAAGATCGAAGCATTAGAGACAGTCTCCGATTCTCTACTACCAATGACCTTTGCTCTTAAAAACCCATTTAATGGCTATCAATTCTGTGCATTTATGGTAGACCCTCAATTATTTGTAGAAGAAGTACTTGCTCCTAAAATTCAAGAAGTTGCCAGAGACGAATTCATTATTACCAGCTACTGCGATAATCCAAGCCAACAACTATATGCTACTGATTCAATTAAAAGTGATGAAATAGTATCTAATCGAAAACTTTGGCTATTACCAAATCATTTCTTAGGTATTTCATTAAAAGGCAATAGCATAGATAAAATCGTAAAGGCTAGAACCCGGCAAAACATTCTTATATTATTAGTAATAGATGGAGTACTAATAGTTGGTCTTTGGTTGGTATTTAGAAACATGAAAAAAGAGCTTTTATTAGCCCAATTAAAATCAGAATTTGTGTCAAATGTCTCTCATGAAATACGAACTCCATTAGCCATGATTAGCATATTTGCTGAAACTCTTTTTGAAGGTCGTATTTCTGAAGAAAATAAAAAAAAATCATATTATAAAATGATTAATGATGAGGCAGACCGACTTAATCGAACAGTTAATAAGATCTTAAACTTCTCAAGAATAGAATCTGGTAAAAAGAGATTTCGTTTCGAAGCAATAGATCTCCAAAAAATAGCTGAGAGCAGCTTAAATGAATATAAGCCACAACTCCAACTAAACAATTTCAACTTTCAATTTAAAACACAAGATAGTTTCCCTTTGGTACTTGCAGATAAAGAAGCAATTGCAGAGGTATTCAATAATCTTATAGACAATGCCATTAAATACAGCCTCAATAAAAAAGAGATTATTTTAAAAAGTTATACAAAAAGCAATTATGCAATATTAAGCGTACAAGATTTCGGCATTGGCATTCCTGAAAAATTTCAAAAAGACATTTTTAATAAATTTTACCGTGTACCCAACAATGATATTCACGATACAAAAGGAACTGGTCTCGGTCTTACCTTAGTAAAACACATTGTAGATGCCCATAAAGGTAAAATTATTTTAAAAAGCACAGAAAATATGGGCAGTACATTTCTGCTTTATTTTCCAATAACTAACTAA
- a CDS encoding o-succinylbenzoate synthase, whose product MSFYKKNGSSFTVEIRKHILKFNFPAKTSRGAINKKVTYFLKITDLKTGIFGIGECSPLPGLSLEYDESYEEKLIFYADELLNLGKLESFYELPDIKLYPSILFGVEIAYHDLIKGGNKLLFDSSFATGQEGIPINGLVWMGDKDFMLKQMTEKLEKGFNCIKIKIGGIDFEDECFLLKILRQQFTESDITIRLDANGAFKPDNALDKLEKLSQFSIHSIEQPIKQGQWNEMAMVCEKSPIAIALDEELIGITDKSAKIKMLEAINPQYIILKPSLIGGFKMSDEWIKLAESKKIGWWITSALEANVGLNAIAQYTAIYNDLIPQGLGTGQLYHNNIDSPLEIQDGKLHLKLNNKWQEVFQRE is encoded by the coding sequence ATGAGTTTTTACAAAAAAAACGGAAGCAGTTTTACTGTTGAAATAAGAAAACATATCCTGAAATTTAACTTTCCAGCCAAAACTTCAAGAGGAGCTATTAATAAGAAGGTAACGTACTTTTTAAAAATAACGGATTTAAAAACTGGAATTTTTGGCATAGGTGAATGCAGTCCCTTACCTGGACTTAGTTTGGAGTATGATGAATCATATGAAGAAAAATTGATTTTCTATGCAGATGAATTGCTGAATCTAGGAAAATTAGAAAGTTTTTATGAGTTGCCAGATATCAAATTGTATCCAAGTATTTTGTTTGGTGTTGAAATCGCTTATCACGATTTAATAAAAGGGGGTAATAAATTATTGTTTGACTCTTCATTTGCTACAGGGCAAGAAGGCATTCCAATAAACGGATTGGTATGGATGGGTGATAAGGATTTTATGTTGAAGCAGATGACCGAAAAGTTAGAAAAGGGTTTTAACTGTATCAAGATTAAGATAGGAGGAATTGATTTTGAAGATGAATGTTTTTTACTTAAAATACTGAGGCAACAATTTACAGAGTCAGATATTACAATTCGATTAGATGCCAATGGTGCATTTAAGCCTGATAATGCTCTTGATAAACTAGAGAAATTATCTCAGTTTTCAATTCATTCAATTGAGCAACCTATTAAGCAAGGCCAATGGAATGAAATGGCTATGGTTTGTGAAAAATCACCTATTGCAATAGCCTTGGATGAAGAGCTAATCGGAATAACAGATAAATCTGCTAAAATTAAAATGCTAGAGGCGATTAATCCTCAATATATTATTTTAAAACCATCATTAATTGGTGGCTTTAAAATGTCTGATGAGTGGATAAAATTAGCTGAATCTAAAAAAATTGGCTGGTGGATAACCTCAGCACTCGAAGCTAATGTGGGACTTAACGCCATTGCACAATATACTGCCATATATAATGATCTAATTCCCCAAGGTTTAGGAACAGGCCAACTTTACCATAACAATATAGATTCTCCTTTAGAAATTCAGGATGGCAAACTACATTTAAAACTGAATAATAAATGGCAAGAGGTTTTTCAACGTGAATAA
- a CDS encoding phytanoyl-CoA dioxygenase family protein, with the protein MTDLSFLNSSQLEEYQKNGFLVIENFIDAGKVDLLRKAAEKIVDDFDMSRVSVFSTKTQVEKSDAYFLESGDKISCFFEEDAFNENQELTVEKSKAINKIGHAIHDLHPEFKSVSYTEKLKALTSDLGFKKPVIAQSQYIFKQPSIGGVVSPHMDATFLFTDPVSCTGIWIAMEDATITNGCLQAIPGSHDNYPLTKRFVRDASDAYSQANKTTFIPLNEVQEDWDMEAMVPLEVKKGDMIILHGKCVHMSYENRSGHSRHAYVMHLIDSEYEWDELNWLQRASDFPFIELN; encoded by the coding sequence ATGACTGATTTGAGCTTTCTTAATTCTTCTCAATTAGAAGAATATCAAAAAAATGGTTTTCTTGTCATAGAAAATTTTATTGATGCTGGTAAAGTTGATTTACTCAGAAAAGCAGCAGAGAAGATAGTTGATGATTTTGACATGAGTCGAGTATCTGTTTTTTCTACCAAAACCCAAGTCGAAAAAAGCGATGCTTATTTTTTAGAAAGTGGAGATAAAATTAGTTGTTTTTTTGAGGAGGATGCTTTTAATGAAAATCAGGAGCTCACTGTTGAGAAGAGTAAAGCAATCAATAAAATCGGGCATGCAATCCACGATTTACATCCTGAATTCAAATCTGTTTCATATACAGAAAAACTAAAAGCGCTAACCAGTGATTTGGGTTTTAAGAAGCCTGTAATCGCACAAAGCCAGTACATTTTTAAGCAGCCAAGTATAGGAGGGGTAGTTAGTCCTCATATGGATGCAACTTTTTTATTTACAGATCCAGTGAGTTGCACTGGAATTTGGATAGCAATGGAAGATGCGACGATCACTAATGGTTGTTTACAGGCTATTCCAGGTTCACACGACAATTATCCTTTAACCAAAAGGTTTGTTCGAGATGCAAGTGATGCTTACTCTCAAGCAAATAAAACCACTTTTATTCCATTAAATGAAGTTCAAGAAGATTGGGATATGGAAGCGATGGTACCTCTCGAAGTAAAAAAAGGAGATATGATTATACTTCATGGAAAGTGTGTTCATATGAGTTATGAAAATCGCTCCGGGCATTCAAGGCATGCTTATGTAATGCACTTGATAGACAGCGAATATGAGTGGGATGAATTAAATTGGTTACAGCGAGCCTCCGATTTTCCTTTTATAGAATTGAACTAA
- a CDS encoding reprolysin-like metallopeptidase — protein sequence MKLHVLIQIKCIEIRLILILLSLLVLKVSSTSAQINQDINPWTLSNTSSANLRLKVANQINAKGKNFTLNQTLFNSILSKVPKEKSTTNKSQNKVKLSFPLPNGEFVSYNVTEIDILPESLKKKYPEIKTYKGYDSTGKPIWFNKSKSGISAAIYSTEGIVYLDLAGSSQNKTYHSYYKKDYQSSEVLLEEKTIENTSISHNSAAARFSADAVSNSTFRSFRIAISATGEYTQYHGGTVEAALSEIVNIITRINAVYERELGVRLILAENNDKLIFTNPETDPFSNQSPTSLIDENIEITNNLIGSNNYDIGHVLCTGAGGIAYKKSVCTSKKAGGVSGSSNPTDNPFYIDYVAHEIGHQFGASHTQNNACNRNASTAYEPGSGSTIMGYAGICAPNLQNNSDDYFHAGSIEEILDYIENYTSCAEIISNTNHAPEITLMPDADLVIPANTPFSLTAEASDIDGDSLYYCWEQIDIGPSGDLNNPTENAPLFRSYPYTLSSERFFPTLNSQLKEDEVIGELLPDYTRDLNFRLSVRDLKGGFTYKDIHYQVNKSAGPFKINDEKIEANYLAGDKLMIQWDVAQTDQAPVNCSKVTILLSLDGGITFNEILLENTPNDGKEEITLPIVASNMARVKVKSVGNYFYDISGNDFNIEIPSLLINASTKKLSICSDAVASLDVEIQALIDLESAATISFNNLPDGINISPKTANIETGTNVNFEIDNTLSQIDSSFIIELNVNYKDEVYTETIEVNTALDLPDIPILVSPINGLKQKTTNTPIFTWNETSASTTNHLIVANDPSFKNIIFEQNEIETHTFQVPIEFDNDQTYYWKLTASNPCENSIQSETGVFVTESSKCLEVVASDIPKIIDSEKESEIISEIEITEIGIIQDVKVTRVRGKHSYIKDLEFYLVSPSGTQVTLMKQICDSEDNFDLAFADQSTTSIIDCPPTNQKSYKPLESLSAFKNELSNGKWQLKVKDIAAIDGGSLEEWSLEICITPITFNLLAEAISSNEVNLTWQVNLEDAASVTIEAEQENGVFSLIQTLDASSLNFIDNNVTGNYTYSYRLKIELNNGNIAYSPTVTVATPDAPPAKPENLIFSNVLSENLTLTWEDKANNENTYHVYRSHTQDEDFTKITELAANSKKYTDQNLEANSTYYYYVASIGNGGTTFSDTLEVTTLPYPPAAPQNLKINQVSKYEISLKWNDLANNEDGYIIDRKIIPNGNQVRLFEGAANLIDFTDTLDIKADTKYEYTIKTFNTGGYSEALSAQVTTLPNPPTPPQNFVASDISYNYIKLSWDAVKKANGYALFKANSSNTEFQFLDSLESNIKDYFDENILADNYYKYKLVAYNNAGNSEAFLETKSKEIPPITPPANVTLAYTAQKSVLIQWTSDNPEYQCVLQKSKGANNFISIDTLQANTFEYLDEDVYEGDSLFYRLFYISENLTSDYSKTLFLYIAKPKLKAPENLSVSSEPGQFVKINWEHPDVKNLAFIIERKATFNTTFGKVGITNYSNSYYIDSTITTGIAYYYRVAAFNKSDTSQFSDELFVSSTVTALNEAIFDNISVFPNPIESQLNIYNEINSNRQLDYSITSLSGLLIKKNTWTPSKDGNQVSIEFSNYPSGIYIIQLVYKDQVKTFKVLKK from the coding sequence ATGAAACTACATGTATTAATACAAATCAAATGTATTGAAATCCGCTTGATTTTAATCCTGCTATCGCTGCTTGTATTAAAAGTTTCTTCTACATCTGCCCAAATAAATCAAGACATTAACCCTTGGACGTTAAGTAACACTTCTTCTGCAAATTTGAGGTTAAAAGTTGCTAATCAAATCAATGCCAAAGGTAAGAACTTTACACTTAATCAAACTTTATTTAATTCCATTCTAAGTAAAGTTCCAAAAGAAAAATCAACCACCAATAAATCTCAAAACAAGGTAAAACTATCTTTCCCATTACCAAATGGAGAGTTTGTTAGTTATAATGTAACCGAAATAGATATTTTACCTGAATCACTCAAAAAGAAATATCCTGAAATAAAAACTTATAAAGGATATGATTCTACAGGAAAGCCAATTTGGTTTAATAAAAGTAAATCGGGAATTTCGGCAGCGATATATTCAACAGAAGGAATTGTCTATTTAGATTTAGCAGGAAGCTCTCAAAACAAAACTTATCATTCATATTATAAAAAAGATTATCAGTCTTCTGAAGTTCTTTTAGAAGAGAAAACGATTGAAAACACATCAATTTCGCACAATAGTGCCGCGGCCAGATTTTCTGCTGACGCTGTTTCTAATAGCACTTTCAGGTCATTTAGAATTGCTATTTCTGCTACAGGAGAATACACTCAATATCATGGAGGCACAGTAGAAGCAGCACTGAGTGAAATAGTAAATATAATTACCAGAATAAATGCGGTATATGAACGAGAATTAGGAGTTAGGTTAATACTCGCCGAGAATAACGATAAACTTATTTTCACAAATCCTGAAACAGATCCATTTTCTAATCAAAGCCCTACATCTTTAATAGATGAAAATATTGAGATTACAAATAATTTAATTGGCAGTAACAATTACGATATAGGCCATGTGCTTTGTACAGGTGCAGGCGGCATAGCTTATAAAAAAAGTGTATGTACTTCTAAAAAAGCAGGAGGTGTTTCGGGCTCTTCAAATCCGACTGATAATCCATTCTATATTGATTATGTTGCGCATGAAATTGGCCATCAGTTTGGTGCGAGTCATACACAAAACAATGCCTGTAACCGAAATGCATCTACTGCTTATGAACCAGGTAGCGGCTCAACTATAATGGGTTACGCAGGTATTTGCGCACCAAACTTACAAAACAATAGTGATGATTATTTCCATGCAGGAAGTATAGAAGAGATATTAGATTATATTGAAAACTATACAAGTTGTGCAGAAATTATCAGCAATACCAATCATGCTCCTGAAATAACATTAATGCCTGATGCTGATCTAGTAATCCCAGCGAACACTCCATTTTCATTAACTGCTGAAGCATCAGATATTGATGGCGATTCACTATACTATTGTTGGGAACAAATTGACATTGGACCGTCTGGTGATCTTAATAATCCTACTGAAAATGCTCCATTGTTTAGATCGTACCCATACACATTGAGTTCTGAAAGGTTTTTTCCTACCTTAAACTCACAATTAAAAGAAGATGAGGTAATTGGAGAGTTACTTCCTGACTATACACGTGACTTAAATTTCAGATTAAGTGTAAGAGATTTAAAAGGAGGCTTTACTTATAAAGACATACACTATCAGGTAAATAAAAGTGCAGGTCCATTCAAGATTAATGATGAAAAAATTGAAGCTAACTATTTAGCTGGAGATAAATTAATGATACAATGGGATGTTGCACAAACTGATCAAGCTCCTGTGAATTGTAGTAAAGTAACCATACTACTCTCTCTGGACGGAGGTATCACTTTTAATGAAATATTACTAGAAAACACACCAAATGACGGTAAAGAAGAAATTACACTCCCTATTGTGGCCTCAAATATGGCAAGAGTTAAAGTAAAATCTGTTGGTAACTATTTCTACGATATTTCAGGAAATGATTTTAATATCGAAATTCCATCCTTATTAATAAATGCATCAACAAAAAAGTTAAGCATTTGTAGTGATGCTGTTGCTAGTTTAGATGTAGAGATTCAAGCTTTGATAGATTTAGAGTCCGCAGCTACAATTAGTTTTAACAATTTGCCTGATGGTATTAATATTTCACCCAAAACAGCTAACATTGAAACTGGTACAAATGTGAATTTTGAAATAGATAACACATTAAGTCAGATAGATTCATCATTTATTATCGAACTTAATGTGAACTACAAAGACGAAGTTTACACTGAAACAATTGAAGTTAATACGGCATTAGATTTACCAGATATACCAATTTTAGTTTCTCCTATAAATGGCTTAAAACAAAAAACAACTAACACCCCAATATTTACTTGGAATGAAACAAGTGCTAGTACAACTAATCATTTAATTGTAGCTAATGATCCATCATTTAAAAACATCATTTTTGAGCAGAATGAAATTGAGACTCATACTTTCCAAGTACCTATTGAATTTGATAATGATCAAACATATTACTGGAAATTAACAGCAAGCAACCCTTGTGAAAATAGCATACAATCAGAAACAGGAGTATTTGTAACAGAAAGCAGCAAATGTTTAGAAGTTGTTGCTAGCGATATTCCAAAAATTATAGATAGTGAGAAAGAGTCTGAAATAATCTCTGAGATCGAGATCACTGAAATTGGCATTATACAAGATGTGAAAGTCACGAGAGTTAGAGGTAAACATTCTTATATCAAAGATCTTGAATTTTACCTAGTAAGCCCATCTGGTACACAAGTCACCTTAATGAAACAGATTTGTGATAGCGAAGATAACTTTGATCTTGCATTTGCAGATCAATCAACTACATCAATAATAGATTGCCCTCCTACCAACCAAAAGTCTTATAAACCATTAGAAAGTCTGAGTGCATTTAAAAATGAATTAAGCAATGGGAAATGGCAGTTAAAAGTAAAAGATATAGCAGCAATTGATGGAGGTAGTTTAGAGGAATGGTCATTAGAAATCTGTATTACTCCTATTACTTTCAATTTACTTGCAGAAGCAATTAGTAGTAACGAAGTAAATCTAACATGGCAGGTAAATCTAGAAGATGCTGCTTCTGTAACAATTGAAGCAGAACAAGAAAATGGAGTTTTTTCTTTAATCCAAACACTTGATGCTAGCTCTTTAAATTTTATTGATAACAATGTTACAGGTAATTATACTTACTCTTACAGATTAAAAATTGAATTGAATAATGGGAATATTGCTTATTCTCCTACAGTTACAGTAGCAACTCCAGATGCGCCACCAGCAAAACCCGAGAATCTAATATTTAGTAATGTTCTTTCAGAAAATTTAACTCTTACATGGGAAGATAAGGCCAATAATGAAAATACTTATCATGTGTATAGATCACACACTCAAGATGAAGATTTTACTAAAATCACAGAGTTAGCTGCAAACAGCAAAAAGTACACAGACCAAAATCTTGAAGCTAATAGCACCTATTATTATTATGTTGCTTCTATAGGTAATGGAGGAACAACCTTTTCGGATACTTTAGAGGTTACCACATTACCTTATCCACCAGCCGCACCACAAAATTTAAAGATCAATCAGGTATCTAAATATGAAATTAGCTTAAAATGGAATGATCTTGCTAATAATGAAGATGGCTACATTATAGATAGAAAGATTATTCCTAATGGAAATCAGGTCAGATTATTTGAAGGTGCTGCTAACCTAATTGATTTTACAGACACTTTGGATATTAAAGCTGATACTAAATATGAATATACAATTAAAACATTCAATACTGGTGGTTATTCTGAAGCATTATCTGCCCAAGTTACAACTTTACCAAATCCACCTACTCCTCCTCAAAACTTTGTAGCAAGTGATATTAGCTATAATTATATTAAGCTAAGTTGGGATGCAGTAAAAAAAGCAAACGGATATGCTTTGTTTAAAGCAAACTCATCAAACACAGAATTTCAATTTTTAGATAGTTTGGAAAGTAATATAAAAGACTATTTTGATGAAAATATACTTGCAGACAATTACTATAAATACAAACTAGTAGCCTATAATAATGCAGGAAATTCCGAAGCATTCCTTGAAACAAAGTCTAAAGAAATACCTCCAATAACTCCACCAGCAAATGTAACTTTAGCTTATACAGCTCAAAAATCAGTTTTAATACAATGGACATCTGATAACCCAGAATACCAATGTGTTTTGCAGAAATCTAAGGGGGCTAATAATTTTATATCAATAGATACTTTACAAGCCAATACTTTCGAATATCTTGATGAGGATGTATATGAAGGTGATAGTTTATTCTACAGGCTATTTTATATATCAGAAAATCTGACTTCTGATTATTCTAAAACATTGTTCTTATATATAGCTAAACCGAAACTTAAGGCACCAGAAAACTTAAGTGTCTCTTCTGAGCCAGGTCAATTCGTGAAGATAAATTGGGAACATCCAGATGTTAAAAACCTAGCTTTTATAATCGAAAGAAAAGCAACTTTTAATACAACTTTTGGAAAAGTAGGGATTACTAATTATAGCAATAGTTATTATATAGATTCTACCATTACTACAGGAATAGCTTATTATTACAGAGTTGCAGCATTTAATAAATCTGATACTTCTCAGTTTTCTGATGAACTCTTTGTTTCCTCAACAGTCACAGCTTTGAATGAGGCAATTTTTGATAATATTTCAGTATTCCCTAACCCAATTGAAAGTCAATTAAATATCTATAATGAGATAAATTCTAATAGGCAATTAGATTATAGCATTACAAGTTTGAGTGGGTTATTAATAAAAAAAAATACTTGGACACCATCAAAAGATGGAAACCAAGTAAGTATAGAATTCTCTAATTATCCTTCAGGTATTTATATCATTCAACTAGTATATAAAGACCAAGTAAAAACATTTAAAGTCTTAAAAAAGTAA